The Neofelis nebulosa isolate mNeoNeb1 chromosome 1, mNeoNeb1.pri, whole genome shotgun sequence sequence ccaacagatTAGTACTATCATACAGAAGAGTATGTGAAATatgttcttttaaagaataataaaataaataacaaaccaCCCAGATTAGAAACAGAACATTAACCAAACCTTAAAATGAAAGCAATGTGTGTCCCTTCCTAATTGCattgctctccctccccccaccaaaaagtAACTTTCCCTTGACTCCTGTGttaatcattacttttttttttttaagtttcccacTTGTATATGATCCTTAAGTAAATTGTTAAACTAGGTAGCAAGCACAAAATTAGTTGAACAAAGAAAGGCATATAGCACTGATATATGACTAAAGCTCTCAGGAGAAGGTAAGTTTAACAATCTCTGGATCAGAGTTTGGCCCAGCGTTTATAAGAGCCCCTTCTGAGCAAGAGCAGGAGTCCTGGGAAACAAGGGGCTCACCATTATAGGGCTTCTGGCAGGGCTTCAGTATAGTCCAGGTTCTGGATATCCAAGGGGAATGAATGTTTAGTCCTTCTCCTCCTAGGCTCACCATGACTTATCCCCAGGTCTCGAAGCAGGTCAAAGCAGAACAATTGAGCAGAGCTAAAAATAGTGGCACCGGATGCCCCAGAAAGCAGAGTatagaggagggaggagagacgtGGTCAGGATGAAGAAAGTAGAGATAAGAACTGAGGGCAGGCTCACCTGGGCATCTGGTTCTCAGTTAAGAAGATGGTAAAATGATAGTATGATCTCAGAGATGATGTCTGTGCACATCCATTATCCTGGCCCTTCACCATCTTCCTGGGATTTCTTGTGCTTCTCCTCTAAGATGATCTCCAGCCTCTGGTACCTTGTTTCATCTTTCTTGTTCTACTGTTTCATCTTGGTAGATTATATCCTTCAGTAGATTATTAAGAGTATATCTCCAATCTTGACTGATGGTTTGGCTAGATACAGAATTCTAAGCTGGGAAGCATTTTGCCTTCagatttttaaagactttccTCCACTGTCTTTTACTATTGTTGATATATCTGAATCCATTGTAATTCTTGATACTTTGGCATGTGACTTatccaccccactccccacctcctgcccccaagCCTGTGAAATCTTCTTTGCTTTCAGTGTTCTAGAGACTTACAACCATGTGCCATGGCCAGGGTCCATTTTCATCTATTGTGCTATGTTCTAATTGGACACCTTCAATTTGGAAACTCAAGTCATGCATGAAATTTTTCTTGATCTCAGGCatcatttcctttcctgtttgccccttctcccacccccactaTTTTTGTCTTGCCAGAACTTCTAGTAGTTGAATGTTCGATTTCCTAGTGTAGacccctaattttcttttttttcctgtcctgtTCTTTTTGCTTAACTGCTAGAGATTTTATCAACATTATCACCTAACCCTTCTATTGAGTTTTGCAGTTTGTATGgtgtttttatcttttgagaACCCTTTTTATGGTCtctgagtattctttttttttaagtttatttattttgaggggggtgggcagggataaagagtgagagagaattctaagcaggctcctcactgtcagtgcagagcccagcgtggggctcaatctcacaaatggcaacatcatgacttgagccaaaatcaagagtcagatgcttaaccaactcagccacccaggcacaccctgaatattcttttttcatagaatcttatttttgtttcatggTTACAACATCGTCTTATCTCTTTGAGGATAGTAAGGTTTcgaaattttcattttcctgactaATACCTGTTTCCTCCAAGTTGCCTTTTTTTACTATTTGTTCTGGTCTCTATCTTTAAGGTAAgaggcttttttttgttttgttttgttttgttttttattatctgtTCATAATTAAAAGGCTTGATTTAAAAAGCtgatgaaggggcacctggatgggtcagtcggttaagcttctgctcttgatttcagctcaggtcatgatctcatgtttcgtgagatcaagccccacgctgggctctgtgatgaaagctcagatcctgcttgggattctctctctctctctctctctctctctctctctctctctctgtgccccacccctgctcccatgcatgcactctttctctctcaaataaataaatattagaaaaaataaaaatagggctgtgtgctgacagctcagagcctggagcctgcttcagattctgtctccctctctctgcccctccccaactcatgctctgtctctgtctcaaaagtaaatttaaaaaaaaattaaaaaaataaaaagctgatgaGAAGCCTTGAGCACATGGGTGAGGCTtgtaatctttcttttcttttctttctttattttctttctttctttctctttctctctttcttttctttctttctttctttctttctttctttctttctttctttctttctttcttccttccttccttccttccttccttccttccttccttccttccttcctttctttctttctttctttctttctttctttgtttctttctttctttctttctttctttctttctttctttctttctttctttctttctttctttctttctttctttctttctttctttctttcttttttgagagagagaaagtgagagagagcaagcgagggaggggcagaaagagaatctgcCCAGCTCAGAACCAGACACAGAGCtctatctcacaactgtgagatcatggcctgagcctaaatcaagagctggctgcttaaccaactgagccacccaggtgccccaaggcttaTAATCTTTAAACCTCACTGTAGGATGATCTGGGTGGCGTGTTAAGGAATCCCTGTGGTTAGTActcttaggtatttttttttaagacaggtCAGATTCTTGAGAGGAGAGTATAATGATATTATACTGAATAATAAGGGTACAGCTACCAGGCTTCTTGGAGTTGCATTGGGGAGAAGGCTGTGAGTCCCTTCACTTGGTGGTCAGTAAGCATCCAATcacttatttcctattttcttgtcCTCAAATATGTTGGATGTCTTCCAGTCCAGAGGCCCTTCTGTTTCACCATTTCTGGAGAATAAAGCTCTGGACATCTCAGATGAGATGGGTAGTATCCTATCTCCTAGTGGCTTGGAGTGAAGGAATGACCTgaggcagtgcttctcaaattttaatgaacATCTAAATCACCTGAGGATCTAGTTAAAATGTAGGCtctggttcagtaggtctgggatggagcCTAAGATTAAGCTTCAGGGAATGGTGTGCTGCTGGTCCAAGGTAGGGTCCCGTCCCATTGTGAATAGCAAGGACTTAGGGATCTAACTGCTTCGACAACTTTTCACCTAGTCCTcattattttagccattcagtCCACCACCCACCCAGTTCTAGAGCTCCCTGCTTACCGCCTCTCTAGAGGATTCCGCAGTGGCTGTGGGCTTAGTTATCAGCTTTATCACAAATGACCTGAGGCACAGCCTTTTCAGGTTGGCTAGTTTGGTCACCACTGGTCCACCTGCTTTCTGGCTTCCAAATGTTGCTgttgtcttctctccttttcgtGCTATCCTTGtgaatttatgtctttttaacaATTCTTcaggcacctgactggctcaggcaGTGGAATGtgtaactcttaatctcagggttgtgagttcagttcccatgttgggtgtagagattatttaaaaataaaatcttttttaaaaattaaaaaaaaattctttagtttCAGGGGATTGTTCAGGAAGGAGCAAAAGTAGAGGTGTGTGTTCTGCCACATTCACCCTAACTATTACCAtctgctaaaatatttttctaaagtttggcTACATCAGCATAAATAGAGCCTGATTTATGATAAATAACTGCTATTTTAAACCTCTAGGTTtttgcacaaggaacattctctaCTTCTCTCTTCCTACTTTGTCTGCCTACCAAACTCTTAGCAGTCTAAACCCAGCTCAATTGGGTGGCCTCTGTGAGCCCCTCAGTCCCCAAGCCACCAAAGTCTGTATATTCTCCTGACTTTAACTCATAACCAGCTGCTTATATGGTGTCTCTTCCAAACAAGTGAGTAAGCACTTTAGGGCTAGGGCATGTACCTTTGTAGCTCCATGCCCAAGATATAATAGGAGCTTACAGCTAGCTGTTAGATTAAGTTCTGTGTGCATGCCTTCTTTcccccttcattttctttctgttctcttcacCTCTTTTTCTGTTAAGAAgtcattatatttattatctattctATTATCCAATAAAAACTCATGTCCCGTATtgttaatttaaaagtaaatgagtaaaataggggcacctgggtggctcagtaggttaagcgtccaacttcagctcaggtcatgatctcatggtttgtgggttcaagccccacatcaggctctctgctgtcagcacagagcctgctgtggattctctgtccccctctcactgtccctcccctgcttgcacacgtgcctgctctctctctcagaaataaacattaaacaaataaaagtaaatgagtaGAATAAATAATACTTCTCAATTTCTAAAACCTACTTCattaaataaaagagatttaaatattatataaacttggggcacctgagtggcttagttggttgggcatctgattttagctcaagtcatgatctcatggttcgtgagtttgagctttgCGTAGGGTGAGCTGGAGCCCAGCTTCAAGGGTgggtgctgacagtgcggagcttgtGTGGGATTCTTTCGCTCTCCCTCTGACTGTGCCCCTCGATcattgtgccctctctctctgtcaaaaatataagtaaataaataagttttaaataaataaatataatataaactcCATTTGATTTTTCTCCCCAGCTCTAAGCactattcaaaaacaaacatttcctcAGTTCTAGGTGAAGACATAATACacaatcttttctttctcccttcctttctttctttcccttccttccttccttccttccttccttccttccttccttccttccttccttccttccttccttccttccttcctttctctttcagtaAGCtatatgcccagtgtggggcttgaactcacatccccgagatcaagagttgcatgctctactgactgagccagccaggagcccctaaagacATAATTCTTATCAACTGATGGAATTATCTGTTGAAGGAGTTTGaatctaaattatttaaataaaagtaatttttagttttaaagataaaaaataaaatgcttataaaGACTACATGACCTCACTCACATTTCTAGCCTAGAACTTTTTCAGAGCAAATGTACTGTTGTCAAAATGTAACccaacaggggctcctgggtggctcagtgggttggttaaatgtccaactcttgattttggctcaggtcatgatctcacgatttgggagattgagccacccacccaggaaccctgcctcaggctctgccctgacagcagggagcctgctgagcttctctcttcccctgctcatgtgcactctctctccctctcaaaaaaaaaaaaaaaaaaaaaaaaaaaaaaaaagtaaaccaactGAATGTGGCTGGCTTCATAATCTAGTGTTtgatttaaataatgaaatcaagGAAAATGCATAATCACATGCCCACCATTCCCATCTCAGTGTGAGTTCCAGACATTATGTCAGTTACTTAATGTCTTGTAGTTCAAATGATTTTTCATCCTTTAAAAGAAACATAGAAATGCCTTCAAATTGAAAATCTAAGTAATAGTTGCATTATTTAATTAAGAGCACATTTAAGTAATCTAACCCTGAGAAGTTTTTAGATTAATCTGCCATAAATATGCTATATTTTAATTGATTCAGTTGCAATTACACACACTTTTGGAATTTTTGCttcaatttacattttagtattgtttttaaaatatttttcacaagtAGAAAATAAGTGCATTATCGTTTAATTATTGTGGAATTTAGGGAAGTACTCCATTGGTACTAGATGAAGattttgaaagtaaattttaGTTTATAATTACCTAAAGGCTGttactattctaaaatttattttattttgcagttcactTTTTTGTTCTATATTAATAACATAATCTCATTTATGTACTGTTgctctatacatatatatttcagaaattatCAATAACAACATGAATATAAATTGGGATTCCGGCTAATCTTTTGTTCTTCATATTCTTTGATAACCAGGTTTTGATTCTGACTTTTGAAGATGGATGAAGGTATAGAAATTTCAAGTGATGGAAATTCCCTGATCAAAGCAGTCCATCAGAGCCGGCTTCGCCTCACAAGACTCTTGCTAGAAGGTGGTGCATACATTAATGAGAGCAATGACCGTGGGGAAACACCTTTAATGATCGCTTGTAAGACCAAACATGTTGATCACCAGAGTGTCAGTAAAGCCAAAATGGTTAAATACCTGTTAGAAAACAATGCTGACCCCAACATACAGGACAAATCTGGGAAAACTGCTTTGATGCATGCTTGCTTAGAAAAAGCCGGTCCTGAAGTCGTTTCCCTGCTCCTAAACAGTGGGGCTGATCTCAGCTTGCAAGATCATTCTAGTTACTCAGCCCTTGTTTATGCTATAAATTCAGAGGATAGAGAGACCCTGAAAGTTCTACTTAGTGCTTGCAAGGCAAAAGGGAAAGAGGTCATTATTATAACGACAGCAAAATCACCCTCCGGTAGGCACACTACCAAACAGTACTTAAATATGCCTCCTGTAGATATGGATGGGTGTCATTCCCCAGCCTCCTGTGCCACTCCTTCAGAAATAGACATAAAAACAGCTTCGTTGCCACTTACACATTCTTCTGAAACTGAAATGACACTTTTTGGCTTTAAAGGTCTGGAGCTCTCAGGAAATAGTGATGACACACaggacccaggctcccctgtgagGAAGCCTTCTATGGCCTCTAATGGTCCCAAGCTACCCCAGGCTCCAACCTGGATCAAGAGTCCTCCCCACCAAAACAGAGTGGCCTCCTTGCAAGAGGAGCTCCAGGATATTACTCCAGAGGAAGAATTGTCCTACAAAACCAATGGGCTGGCACTTTCCAAGCGATTCATCACTAGGCACCAAAGTATTGATGTAAAAGACACTGCACATTTGCTGAGAGCCTTAGATCAGGCCAGCTCAAGAAAGATGTCatatgatgaaataaattatCAATCATTTTTTTCAGAAGGAAATCAGCAATGCATTGAAATCCCTGCTGAGCCAGATCCAGACTCTAACCAGACGATATTTGCTTCCACCTTAAGAAGTATAGTCCAAAAAAGAAACTCAGGGGCAAATCACTACAGCTCTGATTCCCAGCTCTCGGCTGGTCTTACCCCTGCAACTTTAGAAGATGGCAAAGCActtataggaaagaaaaagatcctCTCACCGTCTCCTTCCCTGTTGTCAGGGCCCAAAGAATTGTTGGAGAATATCTCACCAGGTCCCTTGAGCAGGAGAAATCATGCAATTTTAGAAAGGCGTGGTTCAGGAGCTTTCCCTTTAGATCACGGTATCACGCAAGCCAGACCAGGATTTCTGCCACCCTTAAATGTGAATCCTCATCCCCCCATCTCTGATATCAATGTCAATAATAAGATTTCCAGCCTCCTTTCTTGTGGTCAAAAAGTGCTAATGCCAACAGTTCCTATGTTCCCCAAagaattcaaaagtaaaaaaatgttgttaaggAGACAATCACTGCAAACAGAACAAATAAAGCAATTAGTAAATTTTTAAGAGATGACTAGAAAGCACATTTTGTTCAAATGTCTACATCAGAGAAATATAGAACCAGGAAATAAATCTCAAAtgttcatcttttaaaatcctATAATTGGTTAGTCCATAATTGTTAGAGGTATCAAAATATACTGTGTATCATATTAGGTACCGTGGACACACAAATAATACATAGTTTCTGCTAAGGAAATTCTCTCAAACAAAATTAAAGCTATACTTCTCAAAACCTCTAATATTTAACAATCTTCATATGGTCcaagtttttaatttaagcaaaaatcagcaaaaaaaaaaaaaaagtcacatgtggtggagatgactttaaaatttttttcagatttttcagatattttattagGAAACACTGCattcaaatcaataaatatttttaacattaaaagtcAACAAATAAGATTGTAATTTCCATGATgccaaaagcataaaaaaaaagggACAGCTATTAAAATGTTCTATGAACAATAAGCCAAAGGTACAAAGCCTAAGgcataaagaaagaatgaactaattcttaaaaaatgttgacTGCAGGTAGGTGaaatctaattaaaattaaaaatttttttctaattcaaattttaaaaagaccaacCTATTATAGTAGACTAGGCAGCCAATATTCGTATGGTCAGTTTAATCAACTCCAAGTGACAGATCAGTTTTACAAGCTAGTAATAATCTATGTGAAGTGCTGGTGTGctgtttttttgctttattttgattttaatgtaatttcatGGAATTGTTTCTCCATATCTTTTAATtcctgctattattttttaaagcctataTATAGGTTCTCAACAACAAGATAAAGCAAAAGGTTTAAAAGTGTTCCTCTTTACTTATATCAAATTACTCTTGTTGTTCTAAGGACAACCAAAAAATGGGAATTTATCACAAATAGAAACTATATGCTTGCTTcgttttagaaaagaaaagctgattATTAGATTATCTTAGATTAGCTAAAATTAAGAAAGCCAGTAGAAACTTAATTacaaaatatactaaatattCGGCCAAAATTAAACAGtatctttaatttctaatatataatcattagatatttatataataagaataataaggGTAATTTCCTTAGCGTGACATTCCAATCACCTAGTATTTAGGACCTATGAATAACttctaattaaataaatgaataccatGCTATTAtcataaaatgttacaaaatgaCTATATTATCTGTCTGATTTCAAAATGTGGTGTTTATACAAAAAATCCTCATTTCAATCTAGCAGTTTTACAACAAAGAATAAGTCAAATTATATAAAACCTGAGTATATTAATTTGATGACTGTCATATACAACTTTATTTCTTTGCCTATTAGTAGAGGATATCCTAACAATTGGCATGATACTTGGTAATTTGATATAAGCAAGTTGTAATGTACATggtaattatttaatttcttgtggcttttatttgaaaataattggaGGTTTTCCATTTAATGTTTTGAAGAACAATAATGTAAAttacattagaaatattttttgattcaGAACTTAGAATTGTACCTGATGTTTATAGGTAGCTAAACCCTTTTTGCAAGTTTTAATATTGAGAAAAGTGCTTGGCTTTAAGTTGTAAGGATACGGTctggaaaaatatgtaaatagagTAGTTCATAAACAAAATGGTatcaataaagattttaaatgttattttgattatcattgctttttatttatttcaaatactaatgataaatatttcaacataatCTCAGGAGAAACTGTGCCACATGTTACTTTGAGTAAATAGAAAACTAAGAAACAATAACTTTTGATGCAATTCACATCCCAATgtgcaaaaaatatttaataggatTAAAGTTCGTTGAAGgtcatatttattttacttttttaatgtttatttgtttttgagagagagacagacagagcatgagcaggagagggacagggagagagggagacacagagtccaaagcaggctccaggttctgagctgtcagcacagagccccaagctgGGTGGAACccatgaatggcgagatcatgatctcagccaaagtcagacacttaactgattgagccacccaggtgcccccgttgaAGGCCATATTTAGAAGAGCTCTTAGACTTCCATCAATCCTAAAAACATGTTAGGGGCTAAGGTTGTTTGAGTTAGTATGCAAAACCATCCTATGGGACTTTTCACTCTATTAAGTGGACTATATCACTGGGATCCCAATGGTAAGTCACAAATGTTTTCAACAGGAATCAGATATGTATACATGTGCTATATTTTAACTTAACATAGAAGtataatttaacttaaatttcaAGGTATGATGACACTTCATTCATTAGTTTTACAGGTACCATTCTTAGTTActtgtggctaggatttccaaaaAGTACAGCTAATACTTATTCACAGGAAAGATAATTTTGGGGAGAACATAGGGCAGTCCTAGTTACAGAGACAAGTGGGGACAGTGTCCTATCCAAGCAGTGTCCAGGCAAGGTGGTGAACACCTGCCTGGCATATTCTTTGGTGGAGATGTACGCATCAGTTATCCAGTACCTGAACCATTTAAAATCTCAAATGATAAAACTACCCTTGTTCCGCTTAAATATTCACTATGTAACCTTCTAATAATTTGATTCCTATGTAGCTTGTTTAAAGGgaagaatggcaaaaaaaaaaaaaaaaaaatggggcacctggatggctcagttaaacacctgcatcttggggtgcctgggtggctcagacggttaagcggctgacttcggctcaggtcatgatcttgcggtccttgagttcgagccccgcgtcaggctctgtgctgacagctcagagcctggagcctgttggattctgtgtctccccctctctctgaccctcccccattcatgctctgtctctctctgtctccaaattaaaataaacgttaaaaaaattttttttttgaaaaaaaaaaaaaaaagtctgactcttgattttggctcaagtcatgatcttatggtttgtgagatcgagccccaagtagggcactgtgctgacagtgtagagcctggttgggactctctctctccctctctgcccctcccctgcttgcatacatgcacactctctctcaaaataaataaatatacattttttttaaataaaggaagaaattaactTGTCAGGATGATGACAATTGTATtaatcatgttttttaattttgtttattttctgatgcTTTGATATCTTAGGGCCTTGTTGACAGTGGATGGACTGCCCCTCCCAAGGTTAGCTAATTCCTAGAGATAGAAAATAACTTGCCACAGAATGTGGCAAACCAACCAATGTATGCATTATGTATGCAATGCATACACAATGCAGTTATGtatgcaaaccaaccaatccagaATCCATATACTCCAAATATCTCCTTTATCAGGCTCTCACAGGGCTCTCTCACTCAAGGCAACTACCCGCCTGCCCTAATCAAGCCAGGATCAGGTACCAAACAACCAGAGACAGCTCCTACACCTCAGAAACCAccaaaattattcaaactagccaatcctaagcCTGCTTACCCTGCCTCATTCATTCTTATAGAAACCATAATGAAGGGTCTTTCCCAAGTTTTC is a genomic window containing:
- the ANKRD34B gene encoding ankyrin repeat domain-containing protein 34B, with amino-acid sequence MDEGIEISSDGNSLIKAVHQSRLRLTRLLLEGGAYINESNDRGETPLMIACKTKHVDHQSVSKAKMVKYLLENNADPNIQDKSGKTALMHACLEKAGPEVVSLLLNSGADLSLQDHSSYSALVYAINSEDRETLKVLLSACKAKGKEVIIITTAKSPSGRHTTKQYLNMPPVDMDGCHSPASCATPSEIDIKTASLPLTHSSETEMTLFGFKGLELSGNSDDTQDPGSPVRKPSMASNGPKLPQAPTWIKSPPHQNRVASLQEELQDITPEEELSYKTNGLALSKRFITRHQSIDVKDTAHLLRALDQASSRKMSYDEINYQSFFSEGNQQCIEIPAEPDPDSNQTIFASTLRSIVQKRNSGANHYSSDSQLSAGLTPATLEDGKALIGKKKILSPSPSLLSGPKELLENISPGPLSRRNHAILERRGSGAFPLDHGITQARPGFLPPLNVNPHPPISDINVNNKISSLLSCGQKVLMPTVPMFPKEFKSKKMLLRRQSLQTEQIKQLVNF